CAGTGTCCCACATAAATCGGTGGCTTTGGCCTGGACTCTTCAAGTGTGATGCGCCCCTCCCATCCTAGAGAGCTTAGAACACCACTGGCTccacccctgcagccccagcccctctgctCCCTTTATCCTGCCTTATTCTTACCACATCACGTCCAATCACTTCCAGCTGTagctttcccctttccttcccaacTTAGGAGCCAGCTCTGTAGCCACAGGTCCCTAGAAAGAGGGGCAGTGACGGGCCTATTCCAAAGAACGTGGTACCTCAGCTTTGGACACACAAGAACTCTCGAGAGGAATCATCTTCCTTGCTGACAGGCAAGTGGCTGCTCTGGCTGCAGGTATGTTTATTAGGCAGCCCTTCTTATAAACCCAGTCTCTGAACAGTTACTCCTACCATGAATTTTCTACTTTGGAGAGCCAGGAGTGGGCAGTAATAGATCATCTGGTTTCTAGAAGTCTCTCCATTCTGATAAGGCAGAGCTATATACAGTGGGTGGCACTGCAGAAAAGCTGCAGATTCCAGTCGACATTTTGGAAAGATGTATGCCCTTTGCCCTTTGAGAAACAAGTCCAAAGTAATTGCTAACAAAACAGTAATTGCTGGCAATTTACAGCCTATTTCTGCTGCTGAACAAAGGCAGTTAATGGCTTGCTTCCCCCTTAGCAACTATGTACTCTTGGGCAAGTCATAACCTTGTGGAGCCCGTTTCTGTATCTGCAGAGAACCTATGACCTACTTAAATGTTTGAGAACTTCGTGAAATAACATGCCACTGGTACTGCTCTAAGAAGGCCATGCAGGGGAAGGAAAGGCCATGAGCCAGCCGTAGCTCATTTCAACCCTGATCAAGACCTCTCCCTCTTCCAagagaaggcaaggaaaagaaagcagacatACCAGGTAAACAGGAATGACCTGTAATTGGAAAAGAAGCTTCAGACAAACTGAAAATGCTCTGGTTCCAGCATCTTGTCCCCAGATGCTGGAAGCCAGGCACAAAGGGCATGCAAAAGTGACTGTCACACACGTACAAGCGCAGACAGAGCATCACCGAGCAAAAAGGGGGCTAATACTGCAGAGAGGGCCCCAAAGTGCGGCTTGAGGAATACAAGGGAAGTTATCCCAAGACCCTCAGTTAGCTGCCGTGGGAACAGCAAACACTTGAAGCTTTGCTTCATTCTGTCTCCCAAAGGAAAAAAGGGTAATAGGGAAGACTCACTAACACTTGTGGCAAACACTATTAGCAAGGATGCAGTCTTTCTCTCGGGCTGCAGGACTCGACCTCTTTCTGCTGAACTCTGAGAAATGAcagatattttatatacatatatatatatgcatacatacatatacatatatatgtatgcacacacggATATATTTAAATGAAGGTGTACACACTGTGCTAAAATACAAACAACAGAAACCCCATGTCATATATAAAAAGGctaaatataacatataacacaGGCCTACAGCCAGCTCTTGCttgggagctgggggaaggggtggtATCATCTGGAGACTCTGTACACAATTTGTGGTGGGCAGGGAAGGCATCAGTGTAAACAACTCAGACTCACTCCACAATACTGGCCCACAGGAAAGCGTGATGTATCTCATGTACAAAAATAGACTCCCACCTTGCTTTTGTACAAAACCAAGCTTGGTAGGCACCCAGAAAGACCGCAGGTCTGTCTTCATGATGGGGGATCACACCAGGCTACTGCTAAACCTCCCAGCCATGGAACTCACCTGCaacccccacttccctccccttcAGGCTCCTGGGCCATCTCCCATCCAACACTCAGAGCCTTGAGGCGTGCCCAGATCACCCACCCTCACGTGACTAACTCGCTAGGCTTCCTGGCAAGCAAGGTCCTTTTCTGTTTATCTGTCCCTTTCTGACCCCCAGATATATGAAGACttatttctgtaaatgtttggCACCTAAGTAACATGATGGGTGTGGAATATTGCCACAATGACACAGGGAGACCCAGTAACAAGACATGCAGGGTGCGGGCAAGGGGTGCTGAGCTTCCCTAGCATCTCAAAACCAGAACTGTGGCTTCCCATGCATttatgggggtgggagaagggatgTGCAGAATTAACTTCACCGGCTCCTCAGCAGCAAATACATTCAAAATTGAAGGCGTCTCGAGGGCCCCAGTATACCCTAATCATGAATCTGGTCACTCCTCTGGAGGAGCTCAGTGCAGTGACAGCGGGAAAATCTAAGTCCTGACAGAATCTGCCACACCAACAGTCTTTTTTGAAGAAGCTCGGcgaagtaatttttttcttctgagcagATGTACAGCACATCCATGGGAAGGCCATGTGGAAGGATGCTCTCCAGCCCAGTCAAACGATCCGATCCATTATCTCAGTCCCCTCTGAGTTTTTTCCTGTTGGCCACCCTCACTGTACAGAAACAGCCGAGCAGCACCAAGGTCAGTCATCGATGGTGGGCAACCAGAAGGCCTGGAAGGAGAAAcataaatcaacttttaaaagcCAAGCCTCTCTCCTCACTCAGGGTTCTTACCACCACCGTGCCCCCAGCATCAAGGTGCCCAACCCCAACAGTGGAGGAATTTTGGCTGGTGGCCTTCCCTCATGACCAACCGATTCTGACAATCTGTGGAAAAACATTCCCCCTCTGTGCAAAAGTAAGCTGGTTCTGTCTCCAACACTGTCTACCTTCGTAGTCCAGTggtaaggaaaaacaaaagagctgTCTGGGGAGGTGGGTATCTGGCCTTACTGCCAATCTGCCAGGTGACCTCCAACATGCCCTCTCCTTCTCAAGCTGTAAAAAAGTGACAGGGACTGAGGTGGTTTTGCTGCATTTCTTTCTGACATCGTTTCCTCagtgtcaaaaacaaaaaaagagcgaGGGGGCAATGTGCTCTGGGTAGGCTAGTAGTGAAATCCCTCATCCTCAAATACCCAGATATACTTAAGAGATGCTAAAAAGAAACTTGAGGCTGAGACACACGGACGCTTTGTTCTGCTAGCATTGCCTAGAAACATAAGGAACTTGGAGGAAACGCTAAGTAGTGAGTTATGATCAACCGTAAAAATTTCTCAGGAATTCAGcataaactgaaagaaatggCAAACAGAGAGGTTGCAGCCACAATAGGCTGGTTCGAAGTATTTTAAGAAGCCAAAAAATTGTTAGGCATAGTCCCAAGTAGTTTGGTCATAAAACCAGGGGCTACAGCAAAAATGGGCCTGAGGTCTCCCAGCAGCTTACAGGTGATCCCAGATCATAGAAATAAGGGTGAAAGTGAAAGCCAAGTCCAACCAGAGATCAAATAATAGGAGGTGAACCAGGGAAGCCACCAGCTGAGAAACATGAACTTGGATGCTTATCAGGAACCTATTTAGGACACAGTTCACTGAAGCACCCACCACCCCAAATGGAAAGGGCCCTTATGTGGAAGACATCTCCTGTGTTCACATACCATGTTGGAACATGCGCTGGCAAAGGTCATGAACTTGGGGTTGAACTGCAAACAGGTAATAGGGCCTGTGTGTTTGCCATCCAACACAGCTACTTTTATACCACTCTCTCCATTCCAGACATGGATCTTGCCATCCTCTGAACCTAAAGAGAATGataaaggaaaatacaacagCTCAAGGCACAATGCAAAGAAAAGTGGGAAAGACAGACTGATATCTGGAGAAAAGTCAAGCTTCAGGACCTGGCCCTCATCTGAAATTGAGGGAGAAGGGGCAGTGAAGAAAGGACACTTTGGAAACTGACCTTAACCCTAGTTATTTGTTCCCATCCAAGTGATTTCCCCTCtaactttagttttctcatttaaaaagggggctacggggcacctgggtggctcagttgattaagtgtctgactttggctcaggtcatgatctcacagttcgtgggtttgagccccacatcaggctctgtgctgacagttcagagcctggagcctgcttcagattctatgtctccctctctctctgccccttccctgcttgtgctctgcctctcaaaaataaacattaaaggaaaaatttttttaaaaaaggagggggctAAATACCATCACATCCCACCAACACCAAGCCACTGAAAACCGAATGCAGGGTTAAATCAGAAAGCTAGTATTATTAGTAAGACTGTGCTTGTGGAGTTTAACTCTTATGCTGGTCCAACCAACATTAATGCCAGGTCCCAGTAAAGAAGTCAAAATCAAAGACACTGCACCTTTGGCATAAGACTACACATTGCGGTGAGATAGGTGAGAACACCCATCAAGAGGATAATAGATAgtattttaattagttaaaactaacaaaaatacaACCAAAAAAATACACAGTACAGAGAAATAACCCCCCAAGGGGGATAAAGAAAGCTTACCAATCATAATAAACTGGGAGTCTGGAGTAAATGAGGCCTCCAGAGTGACAGCTTTGCTGTTGGCATAACCctaaaaaaaagcagaacagtTCTCTTATCACAGCcctattaatataaaataattgccTATAAACACTTACCCAGCACACACATCACCTTCCTTTCCATGAAACCCTCTCCTCTTCATGCAAAGTGCCACCAAGGTTCCAAACTCGGCTGCCACCCTTTACAGTTCACCCCCATCCCCAACTCCATATTCAATGCAACTAGAAAATTATTATGGCAAGGAATTACTTTGTATCTAAATTCCAAACTTGGGACACTATGTGAGAGAAGTGAATGTCTCAGAATCCAAGAGAAGTTAGTTCATGTTCAGAATGAAAATGCATGTCCATGCTTCCATCAGTGAGTCAAGGATAACCACTGGTCTCCATCAACCAGCTACCACAATTCTCAGCCCAGGAGGGAGGAGCATGGAAACAGCCATGCTCAAAGGTTGTCAGCTCACCCCAAAGGTGTGCATCACCACTCCCTTGAATGCATCGATGAGACGGATGAAGCTGCCATTGGTGGAGATGAGGATGAGTTTACCATCATTGCTGAACTTAAGTCCTGTCCACTCACAAGTCCGATCGTACTGCATCTTAAAAGTCGCAAATGGCCCCTGAAATGATAAAAACAGCAGCCCCAGCCCAAGGCCCATCAATATTCCTTCTGCCAGAGCCAACTCTCATTCTGTCCCTTTAGATTCCTTTTTGGCtaggaaaagcaaggaagaacTATTGCTCTGACATTCGCCAGTGTCTACCACATACCTCCTTTATCATGGAAAATGCTCTCATCTTACCCTTCAAAACCTCCATGATATGAAGACAGCTCAAAGATTCAAAGATTTACCTTATCAAAAGAGCGAAGGTCATAAAGTTTGACCATTTCAGAATTGACACCTGCAGCAAAAATTAACCCTTCTGGATCAAAGGAACAAACTGGCTTGCCTTGTAGATGCATGAGGCcctatgaaaaaataagaaaaaaggttAATGAACCCAGGATCTTACCACCATGTAATTTACTTTTTCCAATGAAAACTAAGAAAGGACACAAACAGATACCTACCCAGAGaatggaaaaagcaaacaaacctaaCTAAAATAAGGCTTTTTACAAACAGGTCTCCATACAACTGGTTTCATCAACCCTAACTGTACAACTCTATAGACACTGaatccaaataaaaacaaattctttgagCATAAAAGCTATAGCTCACAGGTTTCAGGAAAATGGTTTTGAAAGCAAAAATCCACAGAGCATAATGCAATATGCACTGGATTAGGGTATTAGCTTAATTACCAGCCACCTACCAGGAAAACAGATTTTCTCCAAAGTTTAGAAAGACTTTGGGATCTCAGAATGGAACGAGtactttctcctttccttgaGAGGAAGAGCTGATGATAGTGCCTACCATAGAAAACTTTAACTGTGAGGTACCATTACCTGGCAGTTAGGAGACCGGAGATCCCAGAGTCGAATGGTCTTATCAAGAGACCCAGAAATGAAAGTGTCATCCACAGGTGACATGGACAAGGCCACCACCCTGCAATGCATCAAGATAAATAGGAGTTGAAGCATAATATTTGCAAAAATTGGATGTGAACTCTAAACCACTCTACCTGCCTAGCTACATTATATATACCTGTTCTCCCAACACTGCCGTTTTAagaaacatacacatataaacaatCTGGAATAACCAAAAGCAACtaatataatgaaaaaacaaacttcGAGCTACAGCATAAAAATGTTAAGCCTCCAATGCAAAGCAAACCACAAGGAGACAcgactacacacctattagaattaGAAGCCTCATGCATTGCtggttggaatgtaaaatggtgcaggtGCTTTGCAAGATTtatagttcctcaaaaagtgaaaggtagttactatatgacccagaaattccacttctaggtatatacccaagaaaaatggaaacctATGTCCATACAAAAAGGTACACACATGCTCACAacagccttattcataatagcaaaaaagtggaaacccaaatgcccatcaactaatgaatggataagcaaaatgtggtgtctctatacaatgaaacatttgataatacaaagaaatgaagtactgagtCATGTTACATGTTATGAACCTTGGAAACATGGTTAAGTGAAAGAAGTGGACATGAAAGGGCACAAACTGtctcattcatttataaaaaatgtccagaataaacAAAGCTATAGATATAGAAagaagattagtggttgctgggAACTTATAGGAGGAGGCATGGGGGGTGACTGCTAATGAATACAGGGTTTCTATTTGGGAGTGATGAAAGTGTTCTGGATTAGTGGTGATGGCTGcccaattctgtgaatatactaaaaacctgaactgtatactttaagaGGGTGAATTTATGGTACTAaactatatctcaattaaaaaacaaaacctaccaAAAAATCCTTAATTACTTAACTAGAATTTTGTGGACTATACTAACAGTCTTAAACCTGAGTACAATCAGCATTATCTGAGGGTGGATTAAAAACACAGACTACTGAGATCCACTCCCAGAACTTCTAATCCAGTAGGTCTGAGAACCTGCTCCCAGGTGATGGTGAGGCTGTTGGTTTGGGCACTACTTACTAAGCCAAGCCACAGACCTGTGCTAATAGCAACTGTTATTTCTGATATGAGTCCCCTTTTATGGTTATACCACTAAGAGTCACTCACTAGAAAACATTTCTTCCAAGGGCTCCCGAGCTCTCTTGTACCCTTTGCTCATATTCTCACTCTGCCACTCTGATATGAAGACACCAGCCACCTCCCAAGCATTTGGGCCTGGCCTGCAATGAAGGACAGCATGTGGCTCTACCAAAGCCCCAAGTGAAGTTTCATTGAGGGCCACAAGCTATGACCTGTATATATAATGCCTATGAGTCTATATTACCACCTATAGAGAAGGCCCTTGTGGAAACAGACACTTGGATAACTCTTCCTTCTGGACTATGGAAGAGTAGTTCTGAATTTTGGCTTGGCCATAAAACACTTCATAGATATAGAAGCTGGTGTCACAGATGAAGATTATAAAGGAAATGTTGGTGTTGTGCTGTTTCATTTGATAAAAGTTTGAAGTCAAAAAGATGACCAAATTGCACAGCTCATTTGTGAATGGATCTTTTATATAGAAATAGAGTAGGTTCAAGTTTTGGATGACACTGAAAGGGGTTCAGAATGTTTTAGTTCCACTGGAAAGCATTCAAATTTATGCCAtgaatagaaaatgagaaaatgtactttttttttctttaaatttttacctaaagaaaaatttcttccaATATAACTCAATTAACATCCATACTAGTTCCTCaacttaaacatttaaagataccATAAGCCAAAATTTCCTGGGAATGCTGAGGCGGTAATAAAACAGTGAGCAGAATGCATACGTACATGTAATTTTAGGTCACTGTATTCAGGTCAAAAGCTCAGAGAAAGTCTATCTTGGGCTCTACGCTGAGAAGTGAAGAGAATACAACGAGGAGTAAAACCTCAACTCTAGaagcacctgaatggctcagtcggtctaactttggctcaggtcatgatctcatgggtctaGCCCCGTATTGGTCCCTCtgcggtcagcacacagcctgctttggatcctctgtccccctccctctctgttcctgccctgcttattctctctcaaaataaataaacttaaaaacaaaaacagaaacaaacaacaacacgAAAATAGCCCAACTCTAAGAAAGCTTAACTGTCCAGTCCAGGGAACTCcaagagagggtcagagaaggctttctgGAAGAAGCACCACATGTGGTGGACAGGATTTCAATGAGAGatgtctttacagaaaaagtgccAGACAGGAAGGCATGAGGCCCATGTCTAGGAAGCAGCCCAGAATTCACCTCAACTTGAGTGGTGGAAGATAATGTTGGGAAAATGAGTCACAACCAGAGGGAGGAAAGCCTCACTccaaggggaaggggcagacagataTGGAGAACTATTAAAGTTCTCCACAGAGATATAGATAGACTATGAAGTGGTCGGAACTGTAATACAGGATGCTAAAGAAGGATGATGAGGGATAGGGAGATTAATTAGGATTTGACTGTAATTCACTTTACAGTGCATGAGCCAGGACCGAAGAAAAGGAGAGTGACACACTAGGTTAAACCTAGGTAGAATCAATAGGATTAACAACTTACTAGATGtgaaagcaagggaaagaaaTCGAACAGGGAACAGAGGCTTTGAGTTAGGATAATTAGAAGGGACAGTGATAAAGAAACATGAGGCCGACAGAGAGGATATGGCCCACAGCATGTAACGAGGGATGGTATGCTGGACCTGTCAGGTGGGAGCATGAAAGAGATATCCACGTAGATGTATATAAAACCTGGAGGTGGGAATGGAGTCTGGAAATCAGGGTAGACATGAGCTAAAAATATTGATTTGGGAAGCCATCTGAGTAGAGGTAAATGAAATTAGTGATGAAGATGTGAGAAAATATCAAGACAGGAGAAAAGCTAGGGTGAAATCTTACTTATTTTAGAgtcaaagggagaaagaaaggccaAGGATTGCAAGAGTGAAACCAAAATGGGAAAGTAGACtgccaaaggggaaaaaaaagtcactgagaAGTTGAACaccaaaaaaagccaaaaagccaaaaaccaaaaaccaacccccaccccccaccccccacccccgaagaCAGATTTTAACTGGAGACAGCAGGGAAAGAGAAGTAAAACAGCATGGAAAAAGCCCCATAAATGATCCCGGGACTAGACCAAATGATTTAAACAGTGAATGAGTGAGGAGGTGGAGATGGGAGTATGCAGATTATTCTTTCATGTTTGACAGTTAAAAGGAGTGGGAGATAAGTTCAAGAAATAGATTTAAGATAAGGAAGACCAAGTAAGTTTGTAGGCAGCAAGGAAAAGTCTAGTTAAGAAGATGGAAACAAGTAGAAAGAAGGAGGTTGGTTTTGTCAAGGAAGAAAGGATGCTTCTTTTCAAGGAAAGGGTTCCAAGGAAGTTGAAAAGAACTCATTTTGGATGgccttgattttcttaaaaaaaaaaaaaaagggcaaaaagtTATCTCCTGAGAATCAGGACATCAAAAAGCTGGATAATCAGGAAGATTGGAAAGAATTTCAAACAACTACAATCAACTCAAATCATTTGTGAACATTAATTTGActacaaacaagcaaaaacatcTACTTATCACAAGCcatcatttgtttgtttgggacCAGTAACCAATAGCTGTCAGCTCTCACCTTCAGCAACATAGATATGCTCTGCCCAATCAAAAGTGCATCTCCTGTTAAGGTTCTGTACCACTCCAAGTTGTACTGTGTTAATGTATGTTTGTAAACATAAGCAGGAGGAAATACCCTCAGTGATTAAAAAATCATCCAAAGGAAAATGTGTTTAACACTCAACCCAAActtgaatatttgaagaaaaaacacTGGGGGAACTGGGGTAcgagacagagggaaacaaaatGCATTACAAAACAGAATAAGGAAACAAGCTTCTGGACTTTCAAAAGTCACAaaggacaattttatttattattatttttttcatcctcaTTAAGATCTCCACATGGAACATGTTTATGAAGACTAGGGGCCTGCTGTAATGGGGCCACCAGTACTGGAAGAGGCCTCACATATAAATGGTCCTTTCATTAAGGGACATCTAATATTTGGGGTTCCTCAATGATAAATGTAATTTGTACTACATAGGTTTCCACTGAGTGTCTTTAATACACTTTTTCCCCAATTATGTTTTAACTGATATTTCAGTTTATCTATGAAGTCCTACCCCTGCCTCCACAACCTCAGTAAATCAAGTATTGACTGTTTTAGGGACAGTTAACAAGAGAAGACTAAGAGGAATGCCAAACAGCAGTAAGGAACTAGCTTTAGTTCACTAATAAAATCTCTCTACTCTCCTAGTCTCTGGGTAACCTCAGGGGTAAAAGAACTACTTCTGTAACATCTGGGTCTTACCTTTTGCTATGTCCAGGAAAGTATCTGATGTATTTGTTGTCATGCAAGGACAGGTAACGAATAGTATCTGTAAGAAGACAAATAAGGCATGATGATaccctattatttttaaaggaattactgTACATTTTCATCTTGAAAACAAGGCcaaaaaatttattgttttccataaCTCAAGCAAGGTGTGAATAAGTAAGGCTGAGTAATTCCTCTCCACAGCTGAAGAATGGGCACTACAGATTTCACATAATTCAAAAGCAGAGTTCGTTCTTAAGTTGACAGCATatacagcaatttttaaaaatcattgttacCACTAATCTTTGGCTTCTGCATAGTTATAATGCAACCCGTCCTGCAAATATACCCTGCCTGCACCACCCCCACAAAGCACAATAGGTTCAGTGCTCACAGAATGGCAAGccttaaaggaaaacatttagcTGCTAAGGAAACAGGCTCAAAGAATTAAGTAGCCATGCTAAACTGAGGATCAGGCTGAACTCTGGCATAATATTTTTGTCCAGGGTTCTCCAACAGCGTGTTAGGGACCTAAATTTTAATTGGGTATATAATCTAcatcaaaactaaacaaatggaaacagaagTAATGTCCTACTACTTTTTAAGTTAACCAGCTATCCACTGGTACTTTGTGCATCAGAGAGAAGTcagttgataataataataataaagtgtccaaaagaacaaatcaggaaattgggttaaaaagatcttaaaacatttaaaaattaaactcataAATACATCAGTAAGTCACAGCAGCGAGATTCTGTCAAtatcaaagaaaagaataatcaCAGAGATTTGTGCttggggagaaaaagacaaacactctTAAAAACCAAGTGATTCTAcctgaaaaagtaaacaaaaagatGGCAGTGGAAAGGGAATGAAGTGCCATAAAGAACAGAACTACAAAGTACTATGCCTTGCAAAAGACTAGGAGTAGGAAGCAACTGTTACAAAAAAGGCAATAGGAAATGGTGCCAATATAGATAGGAAAGCATAGAAAGAACATTCTAGAGGCAAACAGAACACAGAAACAAAGAGGCTGAAAGCACCCAGTCATTCCAGTTGTTCACAGGGGTACTTTCTAGTAACAGGGCGTCTAACTCGGGAGAGGGAAAACCGCACTCTTTGTATGTTCCAAAACTGAACTCTATATAGTTTTCCTTGAAAATCTTCAAAGTTCTAGAATGACAACTATGAAGTCTTCCTGGATGTTCTATTGCTAGTAACTACTCACCTGCCCTAAGCAGAAAAAGACTTTCCTCCCCATTACCTGGTTTCCCAGAGATGAGCAGGGAGTCGCCATCCTCTCCGCCCCACTCAGTAGCTGGTGCACTGTTCCTGGCAAGGCAGTGGCCTGTACAGTTATCTCCTGTACCGGGTGGTATCATAGACCCTCAAACTGTACAAACTACTACCTCAGCCTGGAATCAGGCAAAAGGAAACGGAGCGTTGGAGGAACTCTTCAGGATGCACTCGAGACAGGAAAGGCAACATCCTCCCAGCAGAGGCCTGGCAGCAAAGCTGCAAGTGCCACACATTTGCCTCATTTTGCACCATATTTGGAGAATCCTCACATTTAATCACCCCAACAGAAGAAGTATACCAGTCATTCAGGTGATCACATAGATATGTTTCCTCAGGATCCTAATGTTTTATATTCTTGTCCAAAAGCATCAATTGCACTGCTTACTTAGAAAACCACTTCTGAAATAGAGGCATGAAAAGTAGAAATGATATACTTACTAAAAATCAGTACAGGCAGAaaagtctcatttaaaaaaaaaaaaggacttccgCCCATCTGCTCTGAGATAAGCACAGCCAAAACAGCAGTCTAAGTGATCTTTGTGGATGACATTAGAAAAATCTtaactgcaggggcgcctgggtggctcagtcggttaagtggccgacttcacctcaggtcatgatctcgcaggtcatgatctcacagtctgtgggctgGGGCCCCGCATCgagttctgtgccgacagctcagagcctgaagcctgctttggattctgtgtctccctccctctctctctctctgcccctcccctgctcatgttctgtctctctctcaaaaataaacattaaaattttaaaaaaagaaaaaaaacttactataaaAAGCGAGACAATCAATAAATCAGtgagataaatggaaaaaaaaaaaaaaaaaaaaaaaagagtcctaaGGTGAAAGTCCTCAACTACCAAGATGAACTGTCAACTGAGAATGACTTATCCCAGGGGAAATAAATGCAGGTAAAAACAAGATCAAGATCATTTATTAGATAAAGAAATTcacaaatttaatttataaaaataactcgTTACTCTTTAAAGccattaactttatttaaaagttaaaagggGAAGGGCCCtctagctggctcagtctgaagggcatgtgactcttttgatttcagggttgtgaatttgagccccacattgggtatagagattacttacaaataaagtctttaaaaataaataaaataaaatggaaaagggacaaaattcagattaaaaatggtccc
This sequence is a window from Prionailurus bengalensis isolate Pbe53 chromosome A2, Fcat_Pben_1.1_paternal_pri, whole genome shotgun sequence. Protein-coding genes within it:
- the WDR82 gene encoding WD repeat-containing protein 82, which gives rise to MKLTDSVLRSFRVAKVFRENSDKINCFDFSPNGETVISSSDDDSIVLYDCQEGKPKRTLYSKKYGVDLIRYTHAANTVVYSSNKIDDTIRYLSLHDNKYIRYFPGHSKRVVALSMSPVDDTFISGSLDKTIRLWDLRSPNCQGLMHLQGKPVCSFDPEGLIFAAGVNSEMVKLYDLRSFDKGPFATFKMQYDRTCEWTGLKFSNDGKLILISTNGSFIRLIDAFKGVVMHTFGGYANSKAVTLEASFTPDSQFIMIGSEDGKIHVWNGESGIKVAVLDGKHTGPITCLQFNPKFMTFASACSNMAFWLPTIDD